Proteins found in one Odocoileus virginianus isolate 20LAN1187 ecotype Illinois chromosome 10, Ovbor_1.2, whole genome shotgun sequence genomic segment:
- the PGM2L1 gene encoding glucose 1,6-bisphosphate synthase, whose product MTENAEGDLNSNLLHAPYHTGDPQLDTAIGQWLRWDKNPKTKEQIENLLRNGMNKELRDRLCCRMTFGTAGLRSAMGAGFCYINDLTVIQSTQGMYKYLERCFSDFKQRGFVVGYDTRGQVTSSCSSQRLAKLTAAVLLAKDVPVYLFSRYVPTPFVPYAVQELKAVAGVMITASHNRKEDNGYKVYWENGAQITSPHDKEILKCIEECVEPWNGSWNDNLVDTSPLKRDPLQDICRRYMDDLKKICFYRELNSKTTLKFVHTSFHGVGHDYVQLAFQVFGFKPPIPVPEQKDPDPDFSTVKCPNPEEGESVLELSLRLAEKENARIVLATDPDADRLAVAELQNGVWKVFTGNELAALFGWWMFDCWKKSKSRNADVKNIYMLATTVSSKILKAIALKEGFHFEETLPGFKWIGSRIKDLLENGKEVLFSFEESIGFLCGTSVLDKDGVSAAVVVAEMASYLETMNITLKQQLINVYEKYGYHISKTSYFLCYDPTTIKSIFERLRNFDSPKEYPKFCGTFAILHVRDITTGYDSSQPNKKSVLPVSKSSQMITFTFQNGCVATLRTSGTEPKIKYYAEMCASPDQSDTALLEEELKKLIDALIENFLEPSKNGLTWRSV is encoded by the exons aatccaAAAACAAAAGAGCAAATTGAAAATCTGTTAAGGAATGGGATGAACAAGGAGCTGCGAGATAGGCTTTGTTGCCGAATGACTTTTGGAACTGCAGGACTTCGTTCTGCTATGGGGGCAGGATTTTGCTATATTAATGATCTTACAGTAATACAATCAACACAG GGGATGTACAAATACCTTGAGAGATGTTTCTCAGACTTCAAGCAAAGAGGTTTTGTAGTTGGGTATGACACCCGGGGTCAAGTAACtagcagctgcagcagccagAG gCTTGCTAAGCTCACTGCTGCAGTCTTACTGGCCAAAGATGTTCCTGTGTATCTTTTTTCAAGATATGTTCCTACACCTTTCGTA CCATATGCAGTCCAGGAACTCAAAGCAGTTGCAGGTGTGATGATTACAGCGTCTCACAACCGCAAAGAAGACAATGGATACAAG GTTTATTGGGAAAATGGTGCTCAGATCACATCTCCTCATGATAAAGAAATTCTGAAATGTATAGAAGAATGTGTGGAACCCTGGAATGGTTCTTGGAATGATAATTTAGTGGATACCAGCCCACTAAAGAGAGATCCTTTGCAGGACATTTGTAGGAGATACATGGATGATCTGAAAAAGATCTGTTTTTACAG GGAATTAAACTCAAAGACCACCTTGAAATTTGTACATACATCTTTTcatggagtcggacatgactatgTACAATTGGCTTTCCAAGTATTTGGTTTTAAGCCTCCAATTCCAGTACCAGAACAAAAAGATCCTGATCCAGACTTTTCTACTGTTAAATGCCCAAATCCTGAAGAAGGAGAATCTGTGCTG GAACTTTCTTTGAGactggcagagaaagaaaatgcccGGATAGTGCTGGCTACAGATCCTGATGCTGACCGACTGGCAGTGGCAGAACTTCAGAA TGGTGTTTGGAAAGTGTTCACAGGGAATGAGTTGGCAGCCTTGTTTGGGTGGTGGATGTTTGATTGCTGGAAGAAAAGTAAATCAAGAAATGCTGATGTGAAGAACATTTATATGTTAGCCACCACAGTCTCTTCCAAAATTTTGAAGGCAATTGCACTAAAAGAAGGATTTCACTTTGAG gaaaCATTACCAGGTTTTAAATGGATTGGAAGTAGGATAAAAGACCTCCtggaaaatgggaaagaagtCCTTTTTTCATTTGAAGAGTCTATAG GTTTTCTGTGTGGAACTTCAGTTTTGGATAAAGATGGTGTGAGTGCAGCCGTTGTTGTTGCTGAGATGGCATCGTACCTGGAAACCATGAACATAACATTGAAACAGCAACTGATTAACGTTTATGAAAA ATATGGTTATCATATTTCAAAAACTTCATATTTCTTATGTTATGATCCAACTACCATCAAAAGTATATTTGAAAGGCTTCGCAATTTTGATTCTCCAAAAGAATACCCAAAGTTTTGTGGGACATTTGCTATATTGCACGTACGAGATATTACCACTGGATATGACAGCAGCCAGCCTAATAAGAAATCA GTGCTGCCTGTAAGTAAAAGCAGCCAAATGATtacatttacttttcaaaatggcTGTGTTGCTACTCTTCGGACTAGTGGAACAGAACCAAAGATAAAGTATTATGCAGAGATGTGCGCATCACCAGACCAGAG TGACACTGCCTTACTCGAAGAGGAATTGAAGAAACTGATTGATGCTTTGATTGAGAATTTTCTTGAGCCCAGTAAAAATGGACTGACCTGGCGTTCTGTTTAG